The following is a genomic window from Pedobacter sp. KBS0701.
AAGGATGAAAATGCAGCGTCATCATTTTTCTGCTTGCGGTAAATATCGGCCAGAGCCAGGTTTACCTCAAAATTATTCGGTTCCAGCTGCCGGGCTTTGGTTAATACCTTTAATGCTTCCGGATCATTTCCTTTTTGTAAAAGCAAACCTGCTGCGTATAAATAGTTCTTTACATCCGCCTGGTTACCTTCCAATAATTTTACAATATCACTTTCTGTTGCACTTCCATTTGCCTGAAAGCGCTTTCTGGCATTCGTCAGGTCTCTTGAATCGCCAAATTTAACCTGGATTTCATCATAAGTTTTTTTTGCAGCATCTAACTGATTAGCTAAAAACTGGGCATTGGCCTTATCAAAATAATAGGCATCATTTTCGGGATCAATGCGGATCAACTGATTAAAAACCTCAATCAGTTCGGGCATTTGATTGCTGCGCTTGTATATCTCACCGAGTAAGCGCCAGTACCATAAATTACCAGTATTTAATTTGATTGCCTGTTTGATGTTCTGTTCGGCCTCGCTAAGTTTATCTAAACGGAGATTGGCATTGGCCAGCTCGAAATAAGCGGCATGGTTATTTGGATCTAATCCAACAATTTTATTAAAATTGGTAGAGGCGACAGCATAATTTTCAGACATTTTCTCCCGCAGACCGGCAAAAAACAATTGCTTTACCATATTGCTATCACGGTTGGTACCTGGTACAACCGTTCCCTGCCCAAAAGCCTGGAAGCTAATCAAAGTGGCTCCAACAAGAAAATGTACTTTGTATTTCATATCATTTATCAATCCAAAATTAACTCCAGACTAAGGACTTATGACTTAGGACTGTTGACTATTTCCCCGTATGTCCGTAACCGCCTTCGCCGCGTGCAGTTTCTCCTAATTGTTCAACGGTTTGCCAGCTTACAGTTTCGTGTTTGGCCACTATCATTTGTGCAATCCTATCGCCATTAACGATTTTAAAATCTGTATCCGATAAATTTACCAATAATACTTTTATTTCGCCACGGTAATCAGCATCAATTGTACCTGGTGAATTTACAATGCTGATGCCGTGCTTATAGGCCAGGCCGCTTCTTGGTCTGATCTGTGCTTCGTAACCAATAGGCAGTTCGATAAACAAACCCGTTGGTACTAACAGACGTTGTAAAGGTTTAAGTATTATTTCTTCTGTGATGGCTGCCCTTAAATCCATTCCTGCCGCATTTGCAGTTTCGTACTGAGGAAGCGGGTGCCCGGATGTATTGATGATTTTTATTTCCATTCTTTTTTATAATTGGATGCCCAGGTTGATAGTTCATAATTTAATGGCCATTGACCATGAACCAATAATTATAAATATTTTTTAACCCTTCTTTAGCATTTTCATTACATTATTCTTCTCAAAATAGAAAATACCCAGGAGAAATAACACTAAAATGCCATTCCCGATGTAAATGTTGCGTTTAAAAACCCAAAAAGATAAGTATACCATCACAATAGAAACCAATACATAGACACTCATTGCTTTAAGTTTATAAGGTATGGGGTAATGTTTTTGTCCGAGTAAATAAGAAATAACCATAATGATAAAATAGGCAAACATTGATACCCATGCAGAACCCATATAACTAAATTTAGGAATCAGGATAATGTTCATGATGATGGTGAAAACAGCGCCGACCAAAGAGATATATAGGCCGTACCTGGTTTGATCGGATAAACGGTACCATACCGATAAATTCATATAAATACCTAAACAAACATAGCCGAACAACAAAAACGGAACTGCGTTGAGCCCCACCCAATACCTTGAATTGATGAAATATTTGATGATTTCGATATTGGCTGTTAAGCCTACAAAAAGGATGGATAAAGCAAGTACAAAGTAATATAAAATGTTAGCATAGGTTTGTTTTGCATTTGCATTTTTAGCGTGACTAAAGAAAAATGGTTCGGCACCTAACCTAAAGGCCGTATTAAAAATACTGATGAAGATGGCCAGCTTACATACGGCCCCGTAGATACCAACATCATGATTGGCAATACTTGCTGGCAGGTACTTACCCAATAAAATTTTGTCTAAATTTTCATTGATAATAAATGATAAATTGGCCACCAAAACAGGCCAGCTATATCCCAGCATATTGTTAAATAAGCTTTTATTAAACTTAAACTGGATTTCCAAAAACTGTGGAATAAGCATAAGCAGCGTGACAATGCTCGCGATTAAATTGGCTACGAATACATACCCCACCCAACGGCCTTTATACCACGAAGTGAACCATCCGCTCAAGATATCATGTTTGATGAGGAACGGGATAACGTAAATAAACACCAGGTTTAAGCCCACAAATGT
Proteins encoded in this region:
- the dut gene encoding dUTP diphosphatase; translated protein: MEIKIINTSGHPLPQYETANAAGMDLRAAITEEIILKPLQRLLVPTGLFIELPIGYEAQIRPRSGLAYKHGISIVNSPGTIDADYRGEIKVLLVNLSDTDFKIVNGDRIAQMIVAKHETVSWQTVEQLGETARGEGGYGHTGK
- a CDS encoding lipopolysaccharide biosynthesis protein, with the protein product MSVYKKFLGQTMIYGISTIFSRLFNFILTPVYTGVFAPGVYGVFTKMFSYVSIINPILAFGMETTFFRYLNKHEDRKQEVYNNSFLVIAFISTLFLITALIFSDYLARYTLDGNIAELADQKSYVHYFAWILFVDAISVIPFAKLRADGKPFKYSLIKFLNIGTFVGLNLVFIYVIPFLIKHDILSGWFTSWYKGRWVGYVFVANLIASIVTLLMLIPQFLEIQFKFNKSLFNNMLGYSWPVLVANLSFIINENLDKILLGKYLPASIANHDVGIYGAVCKLAIFISIFNTAFRLGAEPFFFSHAKNANAKQTYANILYYFVLALSILFVGLTANIEIIKYFINSRYWVGLNAVPFLLFGYVCLGIYMNLSVWYRLSDQTRYGLYISLVGAVFTIIMNIILIPKFSYMGSAWVSMFAYFIIMVISYLLGQKHYPIPYKLKAMSVYVLVSIVMVYLSFWVFKRNIYIGNGILVLFLLGIFYFEKNNVMKMLKKG